From a region of the Phycisphaerales bacterium AB-hyl4 genome:
- a CDS encoding L-fuculokinase, with protein sequence MTVSTVLTFDLGTTLFKACLFDDAGEMLALARVPTPTDTPRPGWAQIEPTRFEAVLAELSATLREQDASAFSRLRGISFSTQTNSVLLLDEADRPVSPIVLWSDRRASELAEAVGVLADQPGYAEETGVTGVSPNFAVAKLMWLQRHEPEAWGRARKWRLIGDQLAWWLTGRHVTEAGAAGLTGLLDVHQLRWRAGALEAAGLSELEPPTPMYAGADLGVVDAQRAAALGLPSDCRVMLGCLDQYAGALGAGNVGVGGLSETTGTVLATVSLAESFDASPGAGVVQGPAWRAGLWWRMCFGSASANLFEAMRNAEADDPTFTMLEAEAAAVPAGADGLRLDVEESARTGTPTFEGLAARHTRGHRVRALFEGVARALSGQVAALEGGRRPLSVHSVGGASRSRLWLQIKADALGVPIITIDTPEPTSLGAAALALAGLSDDSLATVARRVTHVREVIEPTARAGR encoded by the coding sequence GTGACAGTGTCTACTGTACTGACGTTTGATCTGGGTACGACGCTGTTCAAGGCGTGTTTGTTTGATGATGCGGGTGAGATGCTGGCGCTGGCACGGGTGCCGACGCCGACGGACACACCGCGGCCGGGGTGGGCGCAGATTGAGCCGACGCGGTTTGAGGCGGTGTTGGCGGAGCTGTCGGCGACGCTGCGGGAGCAGGATGCGTCGGCGTTTTCGCGGCTGCGGGGGATTTCGTTTTCGACGCAGACGAACAGTGTGTTGTTGTTGGATGAGGCGGATCGGCCGGTGTCGCCGATTGTGTTGTGGTCGGATCGGCGGGCGAGTGAGTTGGCGGAGGCGGTGGGGGTGTTGGCGGATCAGCCGGGGTATGCAGAGGAGACGGGCGTGACGGGGGTGAGCCCCAACTTTGCGGTGGCGAAGCTGATGTGGTTGCAGCGGCATGAGCCGGAGGCGTGGGGGCGGGCGCGGAAGTGGCGGTTGATCGGCGATCAGTTGGCGTGGTGGCTGACGGGGCGGCATGTGACGGAGGCGGGGGCGGCGGGGTTGACGGGGCTGCTGGATGTGCACCAGTTGCGCTGGCGGGCGGGGGCGCTGGAGGCGGCGGGGTTGTCGGAGCTTGAGCCGCCGACGCCGATGTATGCGGGGGCGGATCTGGGTGTGGTGGATGCGCAGCGGGCTGCGGCGCTGGGGCTGCCGAGCGATTGTCGGGTGATGCTGGGTTGTCTGGATCAGTATGCAGGGGCGTTGGGTGCGGGCAATGTGGGGGTAGGGGGGTTGAGCGAAACGACGGGGACGGTGCTGGCGACGGTGAGCCTGGCGGAGTCGTTTGACGCGTCGCCGGGGGCTGGCGTGGTCCAGGGGCCGGCGTGGCGGGCGGGGTTGTGGTGGCGGATGTGCTTCGGGTCGGCGTCGGCGAACCTGTTTGAGGCGATGCGCAACGCGGAGGCGGACGACCCGACGTTTACGATGCTTGAGGCCGAGGCGGCGGCGGTGCCGGCGGGGGCGGATGGGCTTCGGCTTGATGTGGAGGAGTCGGCCCGGACGGGGACGCCGACGTTTGAGGGACTGGCGGCGCGGCATACGCGCGGGCATCGGGTGCGGGCGCTGTTTGAGGGGGTGGCGCGGGCGTTGTCGGGTCAGGTGGCGGCGCTGGAGGGCGGGCGTCGGCCGTTGTCGGTGCACTCGGTGGGCGGGGCGTCGCGGAGCCGGCTGTGGTTGCAGATCAAGGCGGATGCGCTGGGCGTGCCCATCATTACGATCGACACGCCTGAGCCGACGAGCCTGGGGGCGGCGGCGCTGGCGCTCGCGGGGCTGTCGGACGACTCGCTGGCGACGGTGGCACGGCGGGTGACGCATGTTCGCGAAGTGATCGAGCCGACTGCGCGGGCGGGGCGGTGA
- a CDS encoding mandelate racemase/muconate lactonizing enzyme family protein yields MSKSNVIRRIIVHEVKVPAKEGAVNHPSVDHPLHKITVAGQAAWSVQFDALSKVMLELELDSGIVGLGECYRDHAPATIDNIARSLIGQDILTLNRQQLPIGHCREYDGFECAITDAYAKLHDLRVADLLGGPVRDRVKVGAWTGHRTVDEMGPMAQRFAKQGFDNWKLKCGLDDDVVGWCERVAEASPGMTVTLDPNERWERADEARSRIARLAEVGNVLCLEDPIPRWMLAEYAELRKLSPIRIVLHVSLPYIVHGQRVSDAVLALQHRAVDGFNFNGGLAGFAQLDRIAAAANLPCWHGSEVDLGILEAMYVHQAAAAVSCTWPSDIFGRMVREHDLLKQPLRIEPPHVYLPEGPGLGVALDEDAVKAHALDRKVYE; encoded by the coding sequence ATGAGCAAGTCGAATGTGATCCGTCGCATCATCGTTCATGAAGTGAAGGTGCCTGCCAAGGAGGGTGCGGTCAATCATCCCAGTGTGGATCATCCGCTGCACAAGATCACCGTCGCCGGCCAGGCGGCGTGGTCGGTGCAGTTCGATGCGCTGAGCAAGGTTATGCTTGAGTTGGAGCTGGATAGCGGCATCGTCGGCCTGGGCGAATGCTATCGCGATCATGCCCCGGCGACAATCGACAACATCGCCCGCTCGCTGATCGGGCAGGACATCCTGACGCTGAATCGGCAGCAGTTGCCCATCGGCCACTGCCGGGAGTATGACGGCTTTGAGTGTGCGATCACCGATGCCTACGCGAAACTGCACGACCTGCGCGTGGCTGACCTGCTCGGCGGACCGGTGCGGGATCGCGTGAAGGTGGGTGCGTGGACGGGGCATCGCACGGTCGACGAGATGGGGCCGATGGCGCAGCGGTTCGCCAAGCAGGGCTTTGACAACTGGAAGCTCAAGTGCGGGCTGGACGATGACGTGGTGGGCTGGTGCGAGCGGGTGGCCGAGGCGTCGCCGGGCATGACGGTGACGCTGGACCCCAACGAGCGGTGGGAGCGAGCGGACGAAGCGCGGTCACGCATCGCCAGGCTCGCCGAGGTGGGCAACGTGCTTTGTCTGGAAGACCCGATTCCGCGCTGGATGCTGGCGGAGTATGCGGAGCTTCGAAAGTTGAGCCCGATCCGCATCGTGCTGCATGTGTCGCTGCCTTACATCGTGCATGGCCAGCGGGTGTCGGACGCCGTCCTCGCGCTGCAGCATCGCGCGGTGGATGGGTTCAACTTCAACGGCGGGCTGGCGGGCTTTGCGCAACTCGACCGCATCGCGGCGGCGGCGAACCTGCCCTGCTGGCATGGTTCGGAGGTGGACCTGGGCATCCTCGAAGCGATGTACGTGCACCAGGCCGCGGCGGCGGTGAGTTGCACCTGGCCCAGCGATATCTTCGGCCGTATGGTGCGGGAGCATGATTTACTCAAGCAGCCGCTGCGGATCGAGCCGCCGCACGTATATTTGCCCGAGGGGCCGGGGCTGGGCGTGGCGCTGGATGAAGACGCCGTCAAAGCGCATGCTTTGGATCGAAAGGTTTACGAATGA
- a CDS encoding creatininase family protein yields MKWQEQTWPSIAAMDKATPVVIPLGSIEQHGHHMPLCTDTVQVTAIAERAEAALGERAIFLPPLWLGSSHHHLDFAGTLSLKPTLYTQVIQDLATSVLQAGFRRLFFLNGHGGNETPVAQALTELSDLQPMAADALLAFASWWSVGKPDATKLGMQSPGITHACEYETSLMLHLRPDLVKQDLASDAPTILDSPWLKGEKRVTLFRRFSRMTATGSLGQPTAASEAKGASVLEAVSADVVAFVSEFASWSMPETLGPR; encoded by the coding sequence ATGAAATGGCAAGAACAGACCTGGCCCAGCATCGCGGCGATGGACAAGGCGACGCCGGTGGTGATTCCGCTGGGCTCGATCGAACAGCACGGCCACCACATGCCGCTATGCACCGACACGGTGCAGGTGACCGCCATCGCCGAGCGGGCCGAGGCGGCGCTGGGTGAGCGGGCGATCTTTTTGCCGCCGCTCTGGCTGGGGTCGAGTCATCATCACCTCGACTTCGCCGGCACGCTGAGCTTGAAGCCCACGCTTTACACGCAGGTCATCCAAGACCTCGCTACGTCGGTGCTGCAGGCCGGCTTCCGTCGGCTGTTCTTTCTCAACGGCCACGGCGGCAACGAAACGCCGGTGGCGCAGGCCCTGACCGAACTCTCCGATCTTCAGCCGATGGCGGCCGACGCGCTGCTCGCGTTCGCGTCGTGGTGGTCCGTCGGCAAGCCCGATGCGACGAAGCTGGGCATGCAGTCACCCGGCATCACACATGCCTGCGAGTATGAGACAAGCCTCATGCTTCATCTGCGACCGGACCTGGTGAAGCAGGACCTGGCCAGCGATGCGCCGACAATCCTCGACAGCCCCTGGCTGAAAGGTGAGAAGCGCGTCACCCTCTTCCGCCGCTTCAGCCGTATGACCGCCACCGGCAGCCTGGGCCAGCCCACTGCCGCCAGCGAAGCGAAAGGCGCATCGGTGCTCGAAGCGGTGTCCGCGGATGTGGTTGCCTTCGTCAGCGAGTTCGCCAGTTGGTCGATGCCCGAAACGCTCGGGCCGCGCTGA
- a CDS encoding chemotaxis protein CheB, which yields MSMSAAEERPRRTEPEPSRRPDEGAVDPSQPSPAMRVVGIGASAGGLTALKQLFATMPEQPGACFVVVVHLAADHESHLAPLLQANSRIPVQQITGDTSLEANHVYVIPPGANIDVIDTHLRLSDLEPKRLERAPIDHFFRSLAEAHQEQAVGVVLTGTGSDGTAGLRRIRERGGLTIVQSPDEAEHDAMPRSAIAAGVADLILPLEEILAHILHIGQASPQVPMSDDDPLLAEQAERMLQNVLAHVRTHTGHDFAHYKRSTILRRIRRRMQLHRVQHLDDYLRLLQEQEQEMGLLFEDLLITVTEFFRDPEVFARLEAEVIPQLFKDKGPADRVRAWSVGCATGEEAYSLAMLLMEEEARREVKPRQLQVFASDLCEPALRKAREGIYPDSIEGDVSSERLSRFFDKENSSYRIHKNVRERLVFATHNILQDPPFSHLQLICCRNVLIYLQRDAQKHLTSLFHYALDEDGYLLLGTAEAIDTDLFICENKKFGLYRRRSVPAHKPSPSIFQPSQSHTLSGQAPPPQAKPATSYGAMHERVVEQYAPPSILINPDGEVVHYSARAGRYMQMPGGPPTNNVYRLVPEPLRLELRAAVHAARDLEAGHRSRPVTLSIASELREVVLRVQPIDQSQMAGFFLVIFDELENAGALAAEASNTPADANARELASELDQTKQRMQALVEEHDASQERLQAYNEELVSTNEELRSTMEELETSKEEMQSMNEELTTLNEENRQKVEELDHLTSDLHNLLTATNIATVFLDREMRIRRFTPSMAELFSMRNSDRGRSLTDLTHHLSYDQLQEDFQSVLDQLTPVERELATEQGRWYLTRLQCYRTSDDRIEGVVITFIDITERKQIEEAIDKAKHVAEEVINTVRNPMLVLGKNLRVKDTNAAFDQMFAVESDELQGQLVYEINEGHWDIPELRQLLENILPKNEVMDDYELEHDFPGLGPRTLLLNARRIDHLQLILLAIEDVTERKQELQALERSRDELERLVNERTVQLRLQTTRLQHLVRELATAEQRERKRMASILHDDLQQLLVGMKMQLGLTRSQNQDEAVAQTLEQVLHHLDEAIETTRSLVRQVVPQALYEKGLTPALQWLSEQMSHRHSLKVQISADDAEPALSNETRTLLFESIREMLFNVVKHAGVDEAAVTVRPDHDRLHVTVSDEGVGFDVNAKTLQAGRSDFGVFALGDRIEALGGDWSVDSAPGEGTRVHVEVPVAATTEDPAAQAVQSPGRPPTDGAEPAEGVIRVLVVDDHVLVRNGIVTILHQTSRVTVVGEANDGVEAIAAVEQLQPDVVLMDVNMPHMNGFEATREIHRRWPNILVIGLSMQSEGGEAARAMADAGAATCLSKSDDAERMIDTILRLTLLS from the coding sequence ATGAGCATGAGCGCAGCGGAAGAACGTCCCCGGCGTACCGAGCCTGAGCCTTCGAGGCGGCCCGACGAAGGGGCCGTCGACCCCAGCCAGCCTTCGCCAGCGATGCGGGTGGTGGGTATTGGCGCCTCGGCCGGGGGCTTGACGGCGCTTAAGCAACTGTTTGCCACCATGCCCGAGCAGCCGGGCGCCTGTTTCGTGGTGGTGGTTCACCTCGCCGCGGATCACGAAAGCCATCTCGCGCCGCTGCTTCAGGCCAATAGCCGTATCCCCGTCCAACAGATCACGGGCGACACGTCGCTGGAAGCCAACCACGTCTACGTCATTCCGCCCGGAGCCAACATTGACGTGATCGACACGCACCTGCGGCTGTCCGATCTCGAACCGAAGCGGCTGGAGCGCGCCCCCATCGACCACTTCTTCCGCTCGCTCGCCGAGGCGCACCAGGAGCAGGCCGTCGGCGTGGTGCTCACCGGCACGGGGTCCGACGGCACGGCCGGGCTCCGGCGAATCCGCGAGCGCGGCGGGCTGACCATCGTCCAGTCGCCTGACGAAGCGGAACACGACGCCATGCCCCGCAGCGCCATCGCCGCCGGCGTGGCGGACCTGATCCTCCCGCTCGAAGAGATTCTCGCCCACATCCTCCACATCGGGCAGGCGTCGCCGCAGGTCCCCATGTCCGACGATGATCCGTTGCTCGCCGAGCAGGCCGAGAGGATGCTTCAAAATGTCCTCGCCCATGTTCGTACCCACACCGGGCACGACTTTGCGCACTACAAGCGGTCGACCATCCTCCGCCGTATCCGCCGACGCATGCAGTTGCATCGCGTGCAGCACCTGGACGACTACCTGCGCCTGCTGCAGGAGCAGGAACAGGAAATGGGGCTGCTGTTCGAGGATTTGCTGATCACCGTCACCGAGTTCTTCCGTGATCCGGAAGTCTTCGCACGCCTGGAAGCTGAGGTCATCCCCCAGTTGTTTAAGGACAAGGGCCCGGCCGACCGCGTGCGGGCGTGGTCCGTCGGCTGCGCCACCGGCGAGGAAGCCTATTCGCTGGCGATGCTTTTGATGGAAGAAGAAGCTCGCCGAGAGGTCAAGCCCAGGCAGTTGCAGGTGTTCGCCAGCGACCTGTGCGAGCCGGCGCTGCGCAAGGCAAGGGAAGGCATCTACCCCGACTCGATCGAAGGCGACGTCTCCTCAGAGCGGTTGAGCCGATTTTTCGACAAGGAAAACAGCAGCTACCGAATCCACAAGAACGTTCGTGAGCGCCTCGTTTTCGCCACACACAACATTCTGCAGGATCCGCCATTCTCCCACCTCCAGCTTATCTGCTGCCGCAATGTGCTCATCTATCTGCAACGCGATGCTCAAAAACACCTGACGTCGTTGTTTCACTATGCCCTGGACGAAGACGGCTACCTGCTGCTGGGCACGGCCGAGGCGATCGATACCGATCTGTTCATCTGCGAGAACAAGAAGTTCGGTCTGTACCGCCGACGTAGCGTCCCCGCCCACAAACCGTCGCCGTCCATCTTCCAGCCGTCCCAGAGCCACACGCTCTCGGGGCAGGCGCCCCCACCGCAAGCCAAGCCAGCCACCAGCTACGGGGCCATGCACGAAAGGGTCGTCGAACAATACGCCCCGCCCAGCATTCTGATCAACCCCGATGGCGAGGTGGTGCACTACTCCGCCCGGGCCGGGCGATACATGCAGATGCCCGGCGGCCCGCCGACCAACAACGTCTATCGGCTCGTGCCGGAACCATTGCGGCTGGAACTGCGCGCTGCTGTGCATGCCGCGCGCGATCTGGAGGCCGGTCATCGTTCACGGCCTGTCACGTTGTCGATCGCGTCGGAATTACGTGAGGTGGTCCTGCGTGTTCAGCCAATCGATCAGTCCCAGATGGCAGGCTTCTTTCTGGTGATTTTTGATGAACTGGAAAACGCTGGCGCACTGGCCGCCGAGGCCTCAAACACCCCGGCCGACGCGAACGCTCGGGAGTTGGCCTCTGAACTGGACCAGACCAAGCAACGCATGCAGGCGCTGGTCGAGGAGCACGACGCCAGCCAGGAGCGTTTACAGGCCTACAACGAGGAGCTGGTGAGCACGAACGAAGAGCTGCGCTCGACCATGGAGGAACTGGAAACCTCCAAGGAAGAGATGCAGAGCATGAACGAGGAACTCACGACACTCAATGAGGAGAACCGGCAGAAAGTTGAAGAGCTCGACCACCTCACCAGCGACCTGCACAACCTGCTCACCGCGACGAACATCGCCACGGTCTTCCTGGATCGGGAGATGCGCATCCGGCGATTTACACCCAGCATGGCCGAACTGTTCAGCATGCGCAACAGCGATCGCGGGCGCTCGCTGACCGACCTGACACACCACCTGAGCTACGATCAGCTTCAAGAGGACTTTCAAAGTGTGCTCGACCAGCTTACGCCGGTGGAGCGCGAGCTCGCTACCGAGCAGGGCCGGTGGTACCTGACTCGGCTTCAATGCTACCGCACCAGCGATGATCGCATCGAGGGTGTGGTGATCACGTTCATCGACATCACCGAGCGCAAACAGATTGAGGAGGCGATCGACAAAGCGAAGCATGTGGCGGAAGAAGTGATCAACACCGTCCGCAACCCGATGCTCGTGCTCGGGAAGAACCTGCGCGTCAAGGACACCAACGCCGCATTTGATCAGATGTTCGCCGTCGAATCGGACGAGCTCCAAGGGCAGTTGGTCTACGAGATCAACGAGGGGCACTGGGACATCCCCGAGCTGCGCCAACTGCTGGAGAACATCCTGCCCAAGAACGAAGTGATGGACGATTACGAGCTGGAGCACGACTTCCCCGGACTCGGCCCGCGAACCCTGCTCCTGAACGCACGGCGTATCGACCACCTTCAGCTCATTCTGCTCGCTATCGAGGACGTGACCGAGCGCAAGCAGGAACTGCAGGCCCTTGAGCGCTCCCGCGATGAGCTGGAGCGACTGGTAAACGAGCGGACGGTCCAACTCCGCCTGCAAACCACGCGACTACAGCACCTGGTTCGCGAGTTGGCCACAGCCGAGCAGCGGGAGCGCAAGCGGATGGCATCCATCCTGCACGACGATCTTCAGCAGTTGCTCGTGGGGATGAAGATGCAGCTCGGCCTGACCCGCAGTCAGAATCAGGATGAGGCGGTCGCCCAGACCCTGGAGCAGGTACTTCATCATCTTGACGAAGCCATCGAGACGACGCGCAGCCTCGTGCGGCAGGTGGTCCCGCAGGCGTTGTACGAAAAGGGCCTGACCCCGGCCCTGCAATGGTTAAGCGAGCAAATGTCACACCGACACAGCCTGAAGGTGCAAATCAGCGCCGACGATGCCGAGCCCGCGCTGTCCAATGAAACCAGGACGCTGCTGTTCGAAAGCATCCGCGAGATGTTATTCAACGTCGTCAAGCACGCCGGGGTCGATGAGGCGGCCGTGACGGTTCGGCCCGATCACGACCGGCTGCACGTCACAGTGAGCGACGAAGGTGTCGGCTTCGACGTCAATGCCAAGACGTTGCAGGCCGGCAGGAGCGACTTCGGCGTGTTCGCGTTAGGCGACCGCATCGAAGCACTGGGCGGGGACTGGTCGGTTGATTCCGCGCCTGGCGAGGGGACGCGGGTTCATGTCGAAGTCCCCGTCGCCGCGACCACGGAGGATCCGGCGGCTCAGGCGGTGCAGTCTCCAGGCCGGCCCCCCACCGACGGCGCGGAGCCGGCGGAGGGCGTGATCCGCGTGCTGGTCGTGGACGACCACGTGCTCGTCCGCAACGGCATCGTCACGATCCTTCACCAGACATCCCGCGTCACGGTGGTCGGGGAGGCCAACGATGGCGTTGAAGCGATCGCCGCGGTGGAGCAACTCCAGCCCGACGTTGTGCTCATGGATGTGAACATGCCCCACATGAACGGGTTCGAGGCCACGCGTGAAATACACCGCCGTTGGCCGAATATCCTCGTGATTGGTCTTTCCATGCAGAGCGAGGGCGGAGAAGCTGCCCGCGCCATGGCCGACGCCGGTGCCGCAACCTGCCTGTCCAAGTCGGATGACGCGGAGCGGATGATCGACACGATCCTGCGACTAACGCTATTGTCGTGA
- a CDS encoding PGPGW domain-containing protein gives MFFATLIAMPLLIARLPADYFTRRPVRDWPARRPALHLLLVVAKNGLGVVLLLAGLAMLVLPGQGVLTIFVAIMLLDFPRKRDLERWLIRRRPIFRAANWIRAKRHQPPLELPPAGFRKPGQPG, from the coding sequence ATGTTCTTCGCCACGTTGATCGCGATGCCGCTGCTGATTGCACGCCTGCCCGCCGACTACTTCACTCGCCGACCGGTGCGGGACTGGCCGGCGCGTCGGCCAGCGCTGCACCTGCTGCTGGTGGTCGCCAAGAACGGCCTGGGTGTGGTGCTGCTGCTGGCGGGGCTGGCGATGCTGGTGTTGCCCGGCCAGGGGGTGTTGACGATCTTTGTGGCGATCATGCTGCTGGATTTTCCGCGCAAACGCGATCTGGAGCGCTGGTTGATCCGTCGTCGGCCGATCTTCCGTGCCGCTAACTGGATTCGCGCCAAGCGTCACCAGCCGCCGCTGGAGCTGCCTCCGGCGGGTTTCAGGAAGCCGGGCCAACCAGGCTGA